The following coding sequences are from one Kryptolebias marmoratus isolate JLee-2015 unplaced genomic scaffold, ASM164957v2 Scaffold48, whole genome shotgun sequence window:
- the LOC108229217 gene encoding uncharacterized protein LOC108229217, translated as MARAVALLLLSGSVLLGLSSGTGPDSERGRMELRRVQNLAAQPQYGECWARALEHLDTCCRDMTSDSQSRLALRFTFCHLSSLRDSTQGKTHSLRDSTQGLRSVLSDLSGASRAQQVVLLELFDRVSFLLMEAHSLSSCCYNAAALCIAFLITSTRRLSRARLVLLALVCLNFYLERKIYQVVLSSDHPEHLHMELVSVYVGVLRRVMVCVGVCILLLVCVRYRDPVQQSLQVLQQLRETQKALQEALRRAESLGGQQQKSKKDSHPEVKSKSERRRVENLRRTKEEDSRNLSHLSHEGGTQDGFFCSPIRWTSHDAPGQRTGERGSALVHSVLVEDRAPRYRLRSRRSDAR; from the exons ATGGCGCGTGCGgtggcgctgctgctgctgagcggCTCGGTTCTGCTCGGACTGTCCTCCGGAACCGGTCCGGACTCTGAGCGCGGCAGGATGGAGCTGCGGCGCGTGCAGAACCTCGCCGCGCAGCCGCAGTACGGAGAGTGTTGGGCGCGAGCTCTGGAGCACCTGGACACGTGCTGCAGGGACATGACGTCAGACAGCCAGAGCCGCCTCGCGCTGCGCTTCACCTTCTGTCACCTGAGCAG CCTGAGAGACTCTACCCAGGGTAAAACACACAGCCTGAGAGACTCTACCCAGG GTCTACGGTCGGTGCTATCGGACCTCAGCGGCGCCTCCAGGGCGCAGCAGGTGGTGCTGTTGGAGCTCTTTGACAGAGTCTCCTTCCTGCTGATGGAGGCTCACAGTCTGAGCTCCTGCTGCTACAACGCTGCAGCGCTCTGCATCGCTTTCCTCATCACCTCCACCCGGCGCCTGTCCAGAGCCAG GTTGGTGCTTCTGGCTTTGGTGTGTCTGAACTTCTACCTGGAGAGGAAGATCTACCAAGTGGTGCTGAGCTCTGATCATCCAGAACACCTACATATG GAGCTGGTCTCTGTGTACGTGGGTGTGTTGCGGCGGGTCATGGTGTGTGTTGGAGTGTGTATCCTGCTGCTGGTGTGTGTTCGGTACAGAGACCCAGTTCAGCAGAGTCTACaggtgctgcagcagctgcgaGAGACACAGAAGGCCCTGCAGGAGGCGCTGCGGCGTGCAG agagTTTAGGAGGACAGCAGCAGAAGTCAAAGAAGGACAGTCATCCTGAAGTGAAG AGCAAATCAGAGCGCAGAAGAGTGGAGAACCtgaggaggacaaaagaagaagacagcAGGAACTTGTCTCACCTCTCACATGAAG GTGGAACACAAGATGGTTTCTTCTGCAGCCCCATCAGATGGACTTCCCATGATGCACCTGGGCAGAGGACGGGGGAGCGTGGCTCCGCCCTGGTCCACAGCGTCCTGGTGGAGGACAGAGCA cctcgGTACCGACTGAGGAGCCGCCGCTCTGACGCTCGCTGA